A stretch of DNA from Ochotona princeps isolate mOchPri1 chromosome 13, mOchPri1.hap1, whole genome shotgun sequence:
CCGTCTTTCTTTTTAGGGTCCCTCAAGGGCCAGGGAAGCACAGAGAGGTTTAGCCAAGTGTCTGAAGGCAATAGAACCCAGAACAGCCCCTCTCTTCTAGTTGGCCAGGAGTTCATAGTAGAAGGATTCTAATAGTTCTCCAAGGACTCTGGTAGCTAGAGAGGAAGAATATAAAAATGACTACACAGTTGGTTTCCTCAAAACATGGGACCTGAGATAACTTGACCCTGTGTGCTCTTCTGCCTCTCTTGGTAGAGTTGTTATCAAACTCATGAATCTCATGGCCTATGCTGTCATTTGTAGCTGCTCAGTGTAGATCGACTGAACCTTTACGCTGCTTCCCTGCGAGTATGCTTCCTGCTGTTTGAGAGCATGCGGGAGCACCTCAAGTTTCAGCTGGAGGTGAGTTGaccttgaaagaaaaagaaaaaaatacatagatatgTGACATCCTCAGTGGGACTGTGCTTTCGGGTGGGACTTAGGAGCTTCCTGTAGAAGGGCACTTTGAATCCCCATGGTTGGATACATTGACTAACTACGATAGGAAAGTTCAGAGAAGCCTAACAAAAGTTGGCCAACTATAAACTAGGGGAATTCAAATAGGAGAACCTCATCATGAGGGGAATAGCTTCTCTGTTTCACAAGCAGGCAAGTCAAATGAACACTGTTAACATGCAGAAAGTTACTCTGAAACAAGACCAGGACAACCTCACATGGAGGCCACAGAAATAGTGATGGACAGCTTGTTGGAGATCAGCCATGAGGCAGAGAGCCATACGATACAGCTCAGCACGGATGCCAAAGAGGATGATCGATTTTAGGGGAGGAACATTTTGGAGTATCTCTTAATGTATACCTTGTAGCTGTGCTACTGTTTCCTGTTTAAGGCTGTTTTTgttcaattttgtttttgtttttttcttgtctcacTCCTTTTCCCCAACCAAATGGTAATCACTGGGTTATTGTCAGATGTacatcaaaaagctcatggagatCATCACTGTGGAGAACCCCAAGATGCCTTACGAGATGAAGGAGATGGCACTGGAGGCCATCGTGCAGCTGTGGCGCATCCCAAGCTTTGTCACTGAGCTCTACATCAACTATGACTGTGACTTCTACTGTTCAAACCTCTTTGAAGACCTCACCAAGCTGTTGTCCAAGGTACTGAGCATTGCCGCTGCCTTCAGATTGAAGGCTGTCTCGGGCAGATCTATGGTGGCAGTGATATTCCATACCAGGAAGGAAATGTCTGagagccaggaaacagaaagaagaaagacccTTTCTAAGAGTAATGTTAGAAATTATAGAAGACTTCAGGATTCTGGGAAAATGATCAGTGTGTAAAATGTTCTAATATTGTATCTAACGGTTTCTTTACTTTCCAGAATGCCTTCCCTGTGTCGGGTCAACTCTATACAACACACCTGCTGTCTCTTGATGCCCTGTTGACAGTAATCGACAGCACTGAGGCACACTGTCAGACCAAAGTCCTCAATAGCCTCACCCAACAGGAGAAGAAAGAACCAGCCCAAGTCAGCCATGAGGCAGTGGATGTCACCCAAGAAGCTAGCAATAGTGAGAGGCATTTCTTTCTTGGAGGATTCTGTGTTTACCTCTTCTCTGCTTTgagtcctttcttctttctcttcatgtTACTTTCCTGGGCTGCTTCCAATTCTGTTTCCAGGGTTTTATGGTTTGAATCACAGACCATCACAGACCAATCAGGCAAGTTAGCTGGACTTACggacttcttttctctctctgcattttgacttttaaaatagaataagagaaaggaagagaacaaaAATTAAAGGATATATAACTCTGTCCCTAAAAGCTCCAGGCCCTACCTCCTTTTAAACCCCAGTATCTGCCTCCACACTAATTAGTCTTCTCTATCTGTCCCCATGAGAGTAAGGTTGCAAAAGATCAAGGAAAGTGACTAGATAATTCCTTTATTACATTATAGAATGTAATGCTTGACTGACCTAAAACAGTGACCATTTACTTTGGCTTGAGCTTGTCCTAGTCAGGGTTGACATTCTATGTGGGAGCATGCAAGCTTTCTTGACTTTGGACTTCATCTCTTCTGAAGCTCTGCTTGGATCTTCTTCTCTCCTACTAGCTGAGAGAGCAGTCAGCGATGGGAAGACTGTAAGCATGGCCCCAGATGTCCCAGGCCTGCATCTGCCGAGTGGAGGGCAGCTGCCAGGAGAACATGGAAAGCTGGGATGCGGTGATCTGGAGGAATCTGGTGACTCTGGGGGTAGGTATTGGGTGTCCGTGACCCTCTACTGAAGTCCCTAGTGCAGAGTGcagggagggaagacagagacacCTAAAGCAGTACCTCACTGTGCCTTCAAACCCAAATAGAAGAAATACTTGGAGCCCCAGAAAACAAGCCCTCCACAGAAGTCAAAAACCAGTGAAGACAAACCAGTTTCCAGGGATCTCCATTTTTAAATGGGGAATATTTCAGTAATCCTCCAAAAGTCATCTGGTAGAAGGCATCTGACaaacttttctctttcttccattccCAGCTGACAAAAAGCTTACCAGGAAGCCACCTCGATTTTCCTCTCTCCTGCCAGATCCACGAGAActaattgaaattaaaaacaaaaaaaaggtacATGCATGTACTGCCCAGGACTCAGCCTCTGGCCATCTCTGTCTGGTCTTTTCAGACTTCTgtcacagaggaggagggagaatctAGCAGTTCTTTGTGGGGCTTCCTAAGGCTCGTCCTTAGCCCATGGGGTTTCAGCAAGTGCTTAGCCTTCTTGGAAGACTTCTACTCCTAAGCTGTGTCACTGGGCATTTCTTATTGTGCACCCCTGGGAAAATGCTATATCAGCTGAGACTCAACTGTGACTGGTAATGGGGACAGCAGCCCTGGGAGTTGGTGTCATGTAGGTCACTGAAGGTTATTGGTCATCTCTAGCTCTGGTGTGATGATTGGTAATAAAAGGGAATTGACATTTATTCTGGTGCTTTAGTAAAGTTCAAATAACTGTTTGTGCTTTTGGTTTTCTTAACAGAAGGAAACCCTATTTaaccctttcttcctttcactgCCATTCCTAAATGGCTGGTTTATGTGTGTCTTTGATTGCAGGGCTATGACACAACATATAGAACCTTATCATTACAGTTCATCCATCCTGCCCATGACACTCAGGGCTTTATAAGCcacataaccaaaaaaaaaaaaaaaaaaagggagaatccATCCATAAATAGGATGCTGGCTATCAACAGATGCCAGAAAAGGCATCTAAACAGACAATTCTCTCGTGTCTTCTACTCTTCACCCCAATCCTCAAGTTGAAAGGCAGCTGCCACATGCATCTTGAGCACCCAGAAAAAGAGTGATGAGGAGTTCCTCAGCCAGTTTTAGAGAGATATTCAGGGGAAAGCTAGGGCCAGCCTGACTCAGGGCTTGGTCCTGGAGTCACTAAGAACCCATCCCAGGggcctataatgtgaccagcTGGGAGCTGCAGTGCAGACCAGCCTGCCATCACCTGATGCAGGTCCAGAGCAGCTTGGGAGAcctctagtttttgttttgttttgttttccctccaGCTGCTAATCACTGGCACAGAGCAATTTAACCAGAAGCCAAAGAAAGGGATCCAGTTTCTACAGGAGAAAGGCCTTCTCACCATCCCCATGGACAATACAGAGGTAGCCCAGTGGCTCCGAGAGAACCCTCGACTAGACAAGAAAATGATTGGAGAGTTTGTGAGTGACCGCAAAAACATTGACCTGTTGGAGAGCTTTGTGAGGTGAGCAAGCTGTAAGGTAGAACATATTGGGTGATCAGTCTGGGGAGACAAGATGTCCCTCCCCCAAAGcagcctcagccagctcttgttgGTGACCCAGGTCACACACATTTCCTCTAACCACTGTTTATATCTGTTTGTACCAGAAGGGACCTCTTGCAAGATAGTTTTGGGAACCCCTCCATATTGTACAGATGGCATTGCAAAGCGGTGGAACTGGGTTTCATGGGGTGAGGTTTTATTAGGCAAGTTTGCTAACATGACAAGGACTAAGGTTGGAAGCTGTGTTAAGGATGACCATGAGGGGATGACCCCTTTGCCAGAGTCCTCAGCTTCCCCTCTGTCAGTAAAAGAAGTTCAGGGGGACAATGGCTAATAGAAGGCCCAATCATGCTTAGCTTTTACATCTTCAACCACTCCATCCTTCTTTTTCCTATAGCACCTTTAATTTTCAAGGTCTGCGACTGGATGAAGCTCTCCGCCTCTACCTGGAAGCCTTCCGTTTGCCTGGAGAAGCACCTGTCATCCATAGGTTGCTGGAGGCATTCACAGAGCATTGGAGGGTGAGTTTGAGTGCCAGGGGCTGAACCCAGATCCTAGGACAGTTTGAGGGCTTCTGAGAGCATGGCTAAAAACCCAGCTGTTGTCTCTTTAAGAGGCTTGAGAGTGAAGTCAATGAGCTACCCACAGAGAGACCCGCTTCTTATAAGGAGTTAGCAAGAGACTGGCCACTTTCTGGGTGATATCTTCTCTCAGCACCAGCACTGACCAGTGAGTTGGTAGTGAGGGCTTGACTGGCAAGAGAAGGACATTGACATAGGCGGGGTCTTTGCTTTTGCAGAATTGTAATGGCTCCCCATTTGCCAATAGCGATGCCTGCTTTGCCCTGGCCTATGCTGTCATCATGCTTAACACTGACCAGCACAACCACAATGTTCGCAAACAGAATGCACCCATGACTCTGGAGGTAAGCTTGGGTCCCAGCCAAAGCAAGAAAGAGATCCAGTGTGGCTTTAGAGGTAACAAGAACATAGGATTTCCAGCAGACATAATGGACAGAGTTCTGAACAAGGAATCAGGGAGGGATGGCTAACCCAGAAGGAAAACTGAGATGGGGGAGCTGGGCTCCTTCCTTGGCTGTTTCCTAGGTCCTAGCTACCACAGACTTGGGAGTTTCCTGTTGCCAggccaggggtgggggtgaggtAGGGTCAGCCAGCATTGACACCAGGGGCGGCAAGCTTACTATCCTGTTCCTAGGAGTTTCGCAAAAACCTAAAAGGTGTGAATGGAGGCAAGGATTTTGAGCAGGACATCCTGGAAGACATGTACCATGCCATCAAGTGAGTATACATGGAGACACTATAGCATCTGTGTTGGGGAGAGGCACATTGCCTCCCTAGCCAGTTTTCACAGTTTTGTCAGACTTTAGCTACTCACATGCCCTGGATTTAGCCTGGAAGCATAGCTGGGCACTGTACTCTTTGGGAGCTCATTTGTTAAAGAAACCTAAACAATATTGAGACTACAGCACTGTAAATCAGGATCCAAACTTATTTTCTGCAGTGGGGTGTTGTGGCCCCATTGCCTGGGTTTTCCTGTTTAGCTCACAAGACACAGTCTCTGACAGGATTTAAGGTGAGCCCCGGAGGGTGAGACTTGGACCAGAGGTCAGAGGTGGGAATCTTAGCTCTTTACTGCAAACCAGAAACTGTACAGAGAATTGTTCATCTCAACCCCAGAGAGTGAATTCTCCCTGAAGCACTCAGAGATAGCACTTTGAGATTgtaagcatttcttttctttctggtgCTGCGGGTGGGGTGGGACGCAGACCACTGAACTGCAGTTCAGGTGTTCTCAGTGGAGGATTGTCAATATGGGCAAAACCCTTGTCCTCGTTTGGAAACAGACTGACAGCAGTCAACTTGCTCCTTCCCTTACCACCTGGCAGGAATGAGGAAATTGTGATGCCGGAGGAACAGACAGGCTTGGTTCGGGAGAACTATGTCTGGAATGTTCTTCTTCATCGTGGTGCCACTCCCGAGGGCATATTCCTGCGTGTGCCTACCGGCAGCTATGATCTTGACCTCTTCACCATGACCTGGGGACCCACTATTGCTGCTCTCTCTTACGTCTTTGACAAGAGCCTTGAGGAGACAATCATCCAGAAAGCCATCTCAGGCTTCAGGTAGCCCGGCATTGGCCCTGGCGTTTCCCTCTTCCCTACCTCCCTGACTTTGCGTGGTTCTGTCCAGGTCTCTAAGTTTCCTCAGAAGGTTTCCCCTTTAGTTTTGGGAGATAGGCTGAAGCTTGGGAAAGCCCAGTCTGAAACAGACTCAAGAGTGGAAGTTTCTTCCTGGGACTTGTTGGGATGAGCCCCTTGTAAACCACCTCAGGAATGGGCAAGGACTCCTCGGCCTTCCAATGACTGTTTCTGGGATGGGGGTTGTGTTACAGGAAATGCGCCATGATTGCCGCCCACTATGGCCTCAGCGACGTATTTGACAATCTCATCATCTCTCTGTGCAAATTTACAGCTCTCAGTAGTGAGGTGAGCAGAGGCAGGCACTGTGGGTCAGACTCTTAAAGGACAACTGATGTTTAGCTGTGGATCTGCCCAGAGCTTCAGAGCTGGTTTCCCTTAGTATCTTTTTCTCCCCGTGTCTCGTAACTAGCTACACCAGAGCTTTGGTCATTTCTGTCTTATATACCTGGAATGAGAATAGTTTCCTTTCATGGAATGGAATTGGAGTTGTAAGAGCCAGAGAAGTCTTCAACCAGTTTAATCCTTCCCACCAGTATTGTAGGGGATTAAACAGGGATGATAGAGGGAATCTTAGGGAACCTAGGAAATTGTCCTAACTTAGCCTCTTCTCAACCTCTTTCCAGTCTATTGAGAACCTGCCCAGTGTATTTGGAAGCAACCCTAAAGCCCACATTGCAGCCAGGACAGTTTTCCATTTGGCTCATCGTCATGGTGACATCCTGCGGGAGGGCTGGAAGAATATCATGGAGGCCATGCTGCAACTATTCCGAGCCCAACTGCTACCCAAGGCCATGGTGGAGGTAATTCTCGTAAAAGACCAATCAGTAACAACAGTGCAAGAGCCCAGCACTGTGTGCTACCTGTGTACAGAGCTAGGTAAAAGTAGCACTGAGCCTAGTACTTGCCAAAACTCACTAGAAATGCTTCAAATGTAAGACCATGAATCTTGGGAGATCCCTGTTAACAAGCCATCATCAGTCACTGATTGGAGAGGATATAAGGTTATCAGAAAAAATCTAGAGGGGAAGCTGGGGGAGGAAATGCAAAAGGCATAAAGAAATGACTCTTGATGCACTTTTACAGGTTGAAGATTTTGTGGATCCCAATGGCAAGATTTCTCTACAACGAGAAGAGACTCCTTCAAACCGGTAAGGGCCTCCCACAGGCTAAAGGCCTTGGGAAGGGGGAGAGCCAGAACTTTGGGGCTTACCAGCACATGGGTCCTTCCTACAGAGGAGAGTCAACAGTGCTGAGCTTTGTGAGTTGGCTGACTCTGAGTGGACCTGAGCAGTCAAGTGTGCGGGGTCCATCCACCGAGAACCAAGAGGCAAAGAGAGTAGCATTGGACTGCATCAAGGTAAACTGCCTGCCCACTCGCTGTGAGGAAAGCCTGGAGCCCTTCCCACTGGAGAGATGCTGACCTCTGGACTGAAGAGCTGATGACCAGGACTGACCTTGCCCTTTCTGGCTCTTGGGGACGTTCTTGTCCCTTCAGCCCTTATTACAAGCTCCCTCTCttgtgccctccccccacccccagcaatgTGACCCAGAAAAGATGATCACAGAAAGTAAGTTCCTGCAGCTGGAGTCCCTACAGGAGCTCATGAAGGtacagaatgaagaaaggaaagggctggcagggctggctgggtcTCTGGGAGGAGCAATAGGGCAGTGGTGTGTACCCGGATGGCTCGTGAGGCAGACCCTGTGGTGGCCTCTCCATGTTGgctttcctgctgctgctctctgcagGCTCTGGTCTCAGTGACACCAGATGAAGAGACATATGATGAGGAAGATGCTGCTTTCTGTTTGGAGATGCTGCTCAGGATTGTGTTGGAGAACAGGTAGGAAAAAGATGAGGGCAATCATTAGGCAAGCCCTACATCTGTAAGAAACACACAGAACAGTCGACAGTAGAGGGAGATGTTGCTTATTACACCTCACTGCTTAGGATATGTAACTAGTGAACTATGGAAAGCCCGAGACTTACTACACAGTGTCCTCCCTGGTTGAGACTGTCTTCATTTCTTAATGTTGTCTGCAGGGATCGTGTGGGCTGCGTGTGGCAGACAGTCCGAGATCATCTGTACCACCTCTGTGTCCAAGCACAAGATTTCTGCTTCCTTGTGGAGCGAGCAGTAGTGGGCCTGCTGCGCCTGGCCATCCGGCTGCTCCGAAGGGAGGAGATCAGTGGCCAGGTAAGCAGGCGCATCCTGAGAGCAGGCAGGAACTCAGAGGGCTAAAGCACAGTGTCAGTTACAGAAATGAGCACACACAGTGAGTTCTTGTAGTGCTGTCTACCAGGGGCCCAGAGACTAGGTTGTGGGGTTGGTATAGTCTTAACAGACGGGATTAGTCTGAAAGGCCTCAGGCATGGAGCTAGTGTTTTGTACTTCTATAGGCTTCCATGAGAGTTCCGGAGTGCTGGATCACTGCTGCCCCTACCTCGTTTTCTAGCTCTTGGCACCCTTCTGAGCTCCATAGTCAACCACATAATGAACCAATGTAGAACTAATCACTGAGTTCAGTAAGTCCATAGCATGTAAGATGATCAACATTTCAGAAATTAATTATATGCGCATATTAACAATGACCACATGGAAACTGAAATTACAAATGTAATACCAAGACAGGCATTCAGCTTGCCAGCAAAGACACCAGTTGGAATGGCCATGTCCTGTATCAGGGTCACTGGGTTCAGTTtgcagctcctgatttcagctgcctgctaatgcagatcctggggaATAaagggtgatggcccaagtaactgggctcctgcacttacatggcaaaactgaatggagttcctagctttagccttggcccagccccagaatttgcaggcatctggagagtgaaccatcaggtagaAGTTCTTTgtctcaaataagtgaaaaaacaCATTATAGCTTATAGGTGttctaaataaagtaaaatacttaaaaatacaccaggccaaatgtccacccttCTATAAGATTTCTGAAATGACAAAATGTTAGTAGTTGCAGATTTGTTGCTAGGGGTTAGGGGTAGGAAGGAGAATATGGGTGGGGTTATGAAAGGGCAGCACGAGGAATCCTGTGGTGCCTAAGACTGTGTAGCATCTTAACCAGTTATGTGGAAATGAACACACAGAGGCTTACATACTAGGGAAATAAAGCCAGTGCATGTGAACCTACAACTATCTcggattttttgtttattttttaatgtgggtAAAGATGAGCAGCACCTTTAACTCCTATCCTAACCAAATTCTCCTCACTGGCCTGAGGGGGCCGGTAGGAAAGAAAGCTAGGTAGGAAGTTGTGCGTCTGCTGCTACTTCCTGCTCTCCACCCTGCATCCCAGGTATTGCTCTCCCTGCGAATTTTGCTGCTGATGAAGCCCAGCGTGCTATCCCGAGTCAGCCACCAGGTTGCCTATGGGCTCCATGAACTCCTTAAGACCAACGCAGCCAACATCCACTCGGGCGATGACTGGGCCACTCTCTTCACACTGCTGGAATGCATCGGCTCAGGCGTGAagcctccagctgctgctctacaggccacagccaggactgatGCACCTGACACTGGTGAGCGCTTTTCCCAGGGGGATTCACATGATTATAAATGCTTATGGTTTGAGAGATTGGggcaggaaaacaaaacacagcttactgcatctgccaggatcgGCCTCTGCCATATACCTGCCAGAGCGTCCATTGCCCTGCAGCCAGTGCATACATACTAAATAGCACGAAGGCAAATAGAAAGTTCCAGGCTTCCTACGGTCCTAATGATTGTTCTGCCAGACACTGTTCACACTCCCCCCTAACGGCTGCTACAAGATGCCAGAAGGAGCCCAAATTAGCCTGTTGCCCTTTTTGGTCAGGAAAGAAGCTATGAAGCAGGCATGTGTGTTAACAAACGTTAAGCAGGCACAGTGCTTAACATACCTCTTAAGGCACCACATCCCTATCTCCTTGCCAGGAtccaatcctggctctgcttctggtcacagcttcctgctaatttataccctgggaggaagcacttTGGTGCACGTAGTTATATCACTGCCccctcacatgggagtcctggattgagctcccaactcctggctctgcctggacccagctctaactgttgtgggtatttagggagtgagctagcagatgaaagacacagctccctctctcctcttacccctcccctctcctctttatctccctctcttaAGTAAAAAAATACTAATGCTTTATAAAAAGAAGTTGTTCAGGCTTGAGCTGTCTGGTGAAAAAGCTGAAAGTAAGCCAAGCCAGAGAGTAGGAAGACCAGTTAAACACCTGCATCTGAGAACCTAAATTGTCCCTTATCCCAATGTCCCATCCCCACCTTGATTCTGCCTTTCCCATTGCGTGGTTTAGGGGCCCAGTCTGACAGCGAGCTCCCATCCTACCATCAAAATGACATGAACCTGGACAGAGGGTACACTTCCGACTCAGAGGTCTATACTGACCATGGCCGGCCTGGAAAGATACACCGATCAGCCACAGATGCTGATGTAGTCAACAGTGGTTGGTTAGTGGTAAGTGAAGGGATGGGCAGCAGATGAGTCTTTCCTCCTGGTCCTCTGAAAGGGTGTCTGAGGGTAGCTAGGGCTCCAGTCTGGTTTTCCAGTTCCTCTCTGTACTTAACAGGTAGGGAAGGACGACATTGACAACTCCAAGCCGGGCTCGGGACCCAGCCGGCCAGGCCCTTCCCCGCTGGTTAATCAGTACAGCCTAACAGTGGGATTGGATCTGGGGCCACACGACACCAAGTCCTTGCTTAAGTGTGTGGAATCGCTGTCCTTCATTGTCCGTGATGCTGCCCACATCACACCCGACAATTTTGAACTCTGTGTGAAAACTCTGCGCATCTTTGTGGAAGCCAGTCTGAATGGTGGTAGGTCATGTAATAAGGGGCAGTTGAATAGCCAAGTGAATATGTGGGTctgggaaaaggaagggaaagaggcgAGGTATCTGAGTGTGGAATTGTGAGCTGGCTCTGGCTGTGCTCAGGATGCAAGTCCCAGGAGAAACGGAGCAAGAGTCACAAATACGACAGCAAAGGAAACCGCCTTAAGAAGAAAACCAAGGAGGGCTCAATGCTTCGGAGACCTCGGGCCTCCAGCCAACATGCCACTCGGGGTGGGCATAGCGATGAAGATGAGGATGAAGGCGTGCCTGCCAGCTACCATACGGTGTCTTTACAGGTCAGTCAGGACGTAAGTACGGcaccctttcctttctctcctccctgcacCTGAGATGtggggccaggtggggccagggaaagccagggctggcaggaagGGCCTGGACCCTCAACCACAACCTCCATAGTGAGCCCTTTATCCAGGTCCCACCTGTGTGCCTTTTTTGTCTGCATAAATtggtttttaaataaaggtttttgttttcatttggggGGTAGGTAATTTATGTCCTTGGTGTAAAGTTCAAAAGGGAGGCAAATGCGGGCTAGTTCCATTACCTTCTTGTCTCCAGCCACTAGTTCTCCCTGGAGGCACACATGCCTGTCAGTTTGTTCTCTCTTCTCCCAGAATTATTCTTGGCTACTCAGGCAGATGCAATTTTGTGAGCAGATTTTACACCACCAGATAAATGGAAAATGAGTTGCCTTAAGTACCCTATGTTGAAAATGGAAAGGTATTCAATCTAATCAGACACCATTAACCATCAACATGTCTGGGCCCAAGGTtggctttct
This window harbors:
- the GBF1 gene encoding Golgi-specific brefeldin A-resistance guanine nucleotide exchange factor 1 isoform X9, which produces MVDKNIYIIQGEINIVVGAIKRNARWSTHTPLDEERDPLLHSFSHLKEVLNSIAELSEIEPNVFLRPFLEVIRSEDTTGPITGLALTAVNKFLSYALIDPTHEGTAEGMENMADAVTHARFVGTDPASDEVVLMKILQVLRTLLLTPVGAHLTNESVCEIMQSCFRICFEMRLSELLRKSAEHTLVDMVQLLFTRLPQFKEEPKSYVGTNMKKLKMRAGGMSDASKWKKQKKSPRPPRHMTKVSPSSELHTPSGTTLSSNLTGGMPFVDVPTPVSSVSSEAASAVVSPSTDSGLEFSSQTTSKEDLTDLEQPGSPGYSTAPESGSNESGVPEQSDLQQERAQVEKAQSASVESIPEVLEECASAADHSDSASVHDMDYVNPRGVRFTQSSQKEGTTLVPYGLPCIRELFRFLISLTNPHDRHNSEVMIHMGLHLLTVALESAPVAQCQTLLGLIKDEMCRHLFQLLSVDRLNLYAASLRVCFLLFESMREHLKFQLEMYIKKLMEIITVENPKMPYEMKEMALEAIVQLWRIPSFVTELYINYDCDFYCSNLFEDLTKLLSKNAFPVSGQLYTTHLLSLDALLTVIDSTEAHCQTKVLNSLTQQEKKEPAQVSHEAVDVTQEASNTERAVSDGKTVSMAPDVPGLHLPSGGQLPGEHGKLGCGDLEESGDSGADKKLTRKPPRFSSLLPDPRELIEIKNKKKLLITGTEQFNQKPKKGIQFLQEKGLLTIPMDNTEVAQWLRENPRLDKKMIGEFVSDRKNIDLLESFVSTFNFQGLRLDEALRLYLEAFRLPGEAPVIHRLLEAFTEHWRNCNGSPFANSDACFALAYAVIMLNTDQHNHNVRKQNAPMTLEEFRKNLKGVNGGKDFEQDILEDMYHAIKNEEIVMPEEQTGLVRENYVWNVLLHRGATPEGIFLRVPTGSYDLDLFTMTWGPTIAALSYVFDKSLEETIIQKAISGFRKCAMIAAHYGLSDVFDNLIISLCKFTALSSESIENLPSVFGSNPKAHIAARTVFHLAHRHGDILREGWKNIMEAMLQLFRAQLLPKAMVEVEDFVDPNGKISLQREETPSNRGESTVLSFVSWLTLSGPEQSSVRGPSTENQEAKRVALDCIKQCDPEKMITESKFLQLESLQELMKALVSVTPDEETYDEEDAAFCLEMLLRIVLENRDRVGCVWQTVRDHLYHLCVQAQDFCFLVERAVVGLLRLAIRLLRREEISGQVLLSLRILLLMKPSVLSRVSHQVAYGLHELLKTNAANIHSGDDWATLFTLLECIGSGVKPPAAALQATARTDAPDTGAQSDSELPSYHQNDMNLDRGYTSDSEVYTDHGRPGKIHRSATDADVVNSGWLVVGKDDIDNSKPGSGPSRPGPSPLVNQYSLTVGLDLGPHDTKSLLKCVESLSFIVRDAAHITPDNFELCVKTLRIFVEASLNGGCKSQEKRSKSHKYDSKGNRLKKKTKEGSMLRRPRASSQHATRGGHSDEDEDEGVPASYHTVSLQLLDLMHTLHTRAASIYSSWAEEQRHLQTSGHKIEADSRTLWAHCWCPLLQGIACLCCDARRQVRMQALTYLQRALLVHDLQKLDALEWESCFNKVLFPLLTKLLENISPADVGGMEETRMRASTLLSKVFLQHLSPLLSLSTFAALWLTILDFMDKYMHAGSSDLLSEAIPESLKNMLLVMDTAEIFHSADARGGSPSALWEITWERIDCFLPHLRDELFKQTVIQDPVPVEPHSQKPLISAHLAPAAGDPRTPSHPPAPEIPSELGTCDLEKPEGPRTSSSSPSSPGAPSPSRLSPTPEGPTPRAQSPLILQPLASPLQVGVPPMTLPIILNPALIEATSPVPLLATPRPTDSISTSEVN
- the GBF1 gene encoding Golgi-specific brefeldin A-resistance guanine nucleotide exchange factor 1 isoform X2, which translates into the protein MVDKNIYIIQGEINIVVGAIKRNARWSTHTPLDEERDPLLHSFSHLKEVLNSIAELSEIEPNVFLRPFLEVIRSEDTTGPITGLALTAVNKFLSYALIDPTHEGTAEGMENMADAVTHARFVGTDPASDEVVLMKILQVLRTLLLTPVGAHLTNESVCEIMQSCFRICFEMRLSELLRKSAEHTLVDMVQLLFTRLPQFKEEPKSYVGTNMKKISPCLLNKLELSSGEQTKALNQLERVLLFKNLKLKMRAGGMSDASKWKKQKKSPRPPRHMTKVSPSSELHTPSGTTLSSNLTGGMPFVDVPTPVSSVSSEAASAVVSPSTDSGLEFSSQTTSKEDLTDLEQPGSPGYSTAPESGSNESGVPEQSDLQERAQVEKAQSASVESIPEVLEECASAADHSDSASVHDMDYVNPRGVRFTQSSQKEGTTLVPYGLPCIRELFRFLISLTNPHDRHNSEVMIHMGLHLLTVALESAPVAQCQTLLGLIKDEMCRHLFQLLSVDRLNLYAASLRVCFLLFESMREHLKFQLEMYIKKLMEIITVENPKMPYEMKEMALEAIVQLWRIPSFVTELYINYDCDFYCSNLFEDLTKLLSKNAFPVSGQLYTTHLLSLDALLTVIDSTEAHCQTKVLNSLTQQEKKEPAQVSHEAVDVTQEASNTERAVSDGKTVSMAPDVPGLHLPSGGQLPGEHGKLGCGDLEESGDSGADKKLTRKPPRFSSLLPDPRELIEIKNKKKLLITGTEQFNQKPKKGIQFLQEKGLLTIPMDNTEVAQWLRENPRLDKKMIGEFVSDRKNIDLLESFVSTFNFQGLRLDEALRLYLEAFRLPGEAPVIHRLLEAFTEHWRNCNGSPFANSDACFALAYAVIMLNTDQHNHNVRKQNAPMTLEEFRKNLKGVNGGKDFEQDILEDMYHAIKNEEIVMPEEQTGLVRENYVWNVLLHRGATPEGIFLRVPTGSYDLDLFTMTWGPTIAALSYVFDKSLEETIIQKAISGFRKCAMIAAHYGLSDVFDNLIISLCKFTALSSESIENLPSVFGSNPKAHIAARTVFHLAHRHGDILREGWKNIMEAMLQLFRAQLLPKAMVEVEDFVDPNGKISLQREETPSNRGESTVLSFVSWLTLSGPEQSSVRGPSTENQEAKRVALDCIKQCDPEKMITESKFLQLESLQELMKALVSVTPDEETYDEEDAAFCLEMLLRIVLENRDRVGCVWQTVRDHLYHLCVQAQDFCFLVERAVVGLLRLAIRLLRREEISGQVLLSLRILLLMKPSVLSRVSHQVAYGLHELLKTNAANIHSGDDWATLFTLLECIGSGVKPPAAALQATARTDAPDTGAQSDSELPSYHQNDMNLDRGYTSDSEVYTDHGRPGKIHRSATDADVVNSGWLVVGKDDIDNSKPGSGPSRPGPSPLVNQYSLTVGLDLGPHDTKSLLKCVESLSFIVRDAAHITPDNFELCVKTLRIFVEASLNGGCKSQEKRSKSHKYDSKGNRLKKKTKEGSMLRRPRASSQHATRGGHSDEDEDEGVPASYHTVSLQVSQDLLDLMHTLHTRAASIYSSWAEEQRHLQTSGHKIEADSRTLWAHCWCPLLQGIACLCCDARRQVRMQALTYLQRALLVHDLQKLDALEWESCFNKVLFPLLTKLLENISPADVGGMEETRMRASTLLSKVFLQHLSPLLSLSTFAALWLTILDFMDKYMHAGSSDLLSEAIPESLKNMLLVMDTAEIFHSADARGGSPSALWEITWERIDCFLPHLRDELFKQTVIQDPVPVEPHSQKPLISAHLAPAAGDPRTPSHPPAPEIPSELGTCDLEKPEGPRTSSSSPSSPGAPSPSRLSPTPEGPTPRAQSPLILQPLASPLQVGVPPMTLPIILNPALIEATSPVPLLATPRPTDSISTSEVN